The Deinococcus metalli genome includes a window with the following:
- a CDS encoding ABC transporter permease, whose translation MTRSDPAPATPVTPGLLTRLLRAREAGLVGLLLLVTLGTAAINPLFLGAGSVRDLFLNVAIIALLVVGETIVLLMKHVDLSISSVVGLSAFLTGSLFATHPDLPIPLALLFGLALGTVLGAVNGLLVAYGRVPALVATLGTLYVFRGVTYAVVHGGQINASNLPAAFLGFGTGSVLGIPNLVLLVVVIMLGFGAYLGSWRGGREYYALGSNAEAAVLAGISVTRRTMTGFVLSGAIAGLAGVLYLARFGTVDATAGTGLELQVIAAAVVGGVSINGGVGTLFGAGIGALLLGVMGSALVTLRAPGFYQQAIQGALLLGAISVDMLVARRTAKHLQAAPDHPGRTK comes from the coding sequence ATGACCCGCAGCGATCCCGCGCCCGCCACCCCGGTCACGCCCGGCCTGCTCACCCGCCTGCTGCGCGCCCGCGAGGCCGGGCTGGTCGGCCTGCTGCTGCTGGTCACGCTGGGCACGGCGGCCATCAATCCGCTGTTCCTGGGGGCGGGCAGCGTGCGCGACCTGTTCCTGAACGTGGCGATCATCGCGCTGCTGGTCGTGGGCGAGACCATCGTCCTGCTGATGAAGCATGTGGACCTGAGCATCAGCAGTGTGGTGGGTCTGAGCGCCTTCCTGACCGGCTCGCTGTTCGCCACGCACCCGGACCTGCCGATTCCGCTGGCCCTGCTGTTCGGCCTCGCGCTGGGCACCGTGCTGGGCGCCGTGAACGGGCTGCTCGTGGCATACGGCCGGGTGCCGGCGCTGGTCGCCACGCTGGGCACGCTGTACGTGTTCCGGGGCGTCACCTACGCGGTGGTGCACGGCGGGCAGATCAACGCCTCGAACCTGCCCGCCGCGTTCCTGGGTTTCGGCACCGGCAGTGTGCTGGGCATCCCGAACCTCGTGCTGCTGGTCGTGGTGATCATGCTGGGCTTCGGCGCGTACCTGGGCTCGTGGCGCGGCGGGCGCGAGTACTACGCGCTGGGCTCGAACGCCGAGGCGGCCGTGCTGGCCGGGATCAGCGTCACGCGGCGCACCATGACCGGCTTCGTGCTCAGCGGCGCGATCGCGGGGCTGGCGGGCGTGCTGTACCTCGCGCGCTTCGGCACCGTGGACGCCACGGCCGGCACCGGCCTGGAACTTCAGGTGATCGCGGCGGCGGTCGTGGGCGGCGTCAGCATCAATGGCGGCGTGGGCACGCTGTTCGGCGCGGGCATCGGCGCGCTGCTGCTGGGCGTGATGGGCAGCGCGCTGGTCACCCTGCGTGCGCCCGGCTTCTACCAGCAGGCCATCCAGGGCGCGCTGCTGCTGGGCGCCATCAGCGTGGACATGCTGGTCGCGCGGCGCACCGCGAAGCACCTGCAGGCCGCGCCCGATCACCCCGGGAGGACGAAATGA
- a CDS encoding ABC transporter permease, whose translation MKALRNLPGWETTLVVLVVVALLGGGVLSKDFLTGQNLSFLTANFSEILLMALTMTLLVIVAEIDLSVASILGLCSAVLGVLFAAGVPMPLAILAAFVVGGLAGLLNGLLVTRLGLPSLAVTIGTLALYRGLAYVLLGDRAIADFPQAYTNFGFGTVPGTLIPIPIALGTVLAVVTAVVLHATPFGRSLYAIGANEVAARFSGLRVERTKLLLFVMSGLMSALAGIVYTFRFASARGDNATGFELGVIAAVLLGGVSIFGGRGSVVGAVLAVFLIGLINGALTIVDVSNEILTIVTGLLLIGSVLVPNLVARVQAARQRRRLRGNTVSP comes from the coding sequence ATGAAAGCGCTGCGGAACCTGCCCGGCTGGGAGACCACCCTCGTCGTCCTGGTGGTCGTGGCGCTGCTCGGCGGCGGCGTGCTCTCGAAGGACTTCCTGACCGGCCAGAACCTCTCGTTCCTGACCGCCAACTTCAGCGAGATCCTGCTGATGGCCCTGACCATGACGCTGCTGGTGATCGTCGCGGAGATCGACCTGTCGGTCGCGTCGATCCTGGGCCTGTGCTCGGCCGTGCTGGGCGTGCTGTTCGCGGCGGGTGTGCCCATGCCGCTGGCGATCCTCGCGGCCTTCGTGGTCGGCGGGCTGGCGGGGCTGCTCAACGGCCTGCTGGTCACGCGTCTGGGCCTGCCGTCGCTGGCGGTGACCATCGGCACGCTGGCGCTGTACCGCGGGCTGGCCTACGTGCTGCTGGGCGACCGCGCCATCGCGGACTTCCCGCAGGCGTACACCAACTTCGGCTTCGGCACGGTGCCCGGCACCCTGATTCCCATTCCGATCGCGCTGGGCACCGTGCTGGCCGTCGTGACCGCCGTGGTGCTGCACGCCACGCCGTTTGGCCGCTCGCTGTACGCCATCGGGGCGAACGAGGTCGCCGCGCGGTTCTCCGGTCTGCGGGTCGAGCGCACCAAGCTGCTGCTGTTCGTGATGTCGGGCCTGATGTCCGCGCTGGCCGGCATCGTGTACACCTTCCGCTTCGCCAGCGCGCGCGGCGACAACGCCACCGGCTTCGAACTCGGCGTGATCGCGGCCGTGCTGCTCGGAGGCGTCAGCATCTTCGGCGGGCGCGGTAGCGTGGTCGGCGCGGTGCTGGCGGTGTTCCTGATCGGCCTGATCAACGGCGCGCTGACCATCGTGGACGTGTCCAACGAGATCCTCACCATCGTCACGGGGCTGCTGCTGATCGGTTCGGTGCTCGTCCCGAATCTCGTCGCGCGCGTCCAGGCGGCCCGGCAGCGCCGGCGCCTGCGGGGGAACACCGTGTCTCCATAA
- the rhaS gene encoding rhamnose ABC transporter substrate-binding protein, whose amino-acid sequence MKKRSVLLSALALGSVATLAAAQTPALKKGLKITLLPKNINNPYNVIETSGGTEAGKEIGAAVKIVGPSDAGASSQVSYINTAIAQKQDALVLAANDANALLPYLARAKASGMKIVTMDSDTAVSGRTLFINQANSEGIGRAQVQLLGKLINYKGDIAVLSATPNATNQNTWIKWMQEELKLPKYKDMKLVKIAYGNDDDQKSFTEMQGLIQAYPNLKGVISPTTVGISAGARYLSTSPQKGKVMLTGLGTPNQMRAFVKDGTVTAFQLWNPSDVGYLATYAAAALVSGQITGKEGEKFKAGKLGEYTIGKNGEIIVGPPYTFDKANIDKFNF is encoded by the coding sequence ATGAAGAAGCGTTCCGTGCTCCTGTCCGCCCTGGCCCTCGGCTCCGTCGCCACCCTGGCCGCCGCCCAGACGCCCGCCCTGAAGAAGGGCCTGAAGATCACGCTGCTGCCCAAGAACATCAACAATCCCTACAACGTCATCGAGACCAGCGGCGGCACTGAGGCCGGCAAGGAGATCGGCGCGGCCGTCAAGATCGTCGGCCCGTCCGATGCCGGTGCCAGCAGCCAGGTCAGCTACATCAACACCGCCATCGCCCAGAAGCAGGACGCCCTGGTGCTCGCCGCGAACGACGCCAACGCCCTGCTGCCGTATCTCGCCCGCGCCAAGGCGAGCGGCATGAAGATCGTGACCATGGACTCCGACACCGCCGTGTCCGGCCGCACGCTGTTCATCAACCAGGCGAACTCCGAAGGAATCGGCCGCGCGCAGGTGCAGCTCCTCGGCAAGCTGATCAACTACAAGGGCGACATCGCCGTGCTGTCGGCCACGCCCAACGCCACCAACCAGAACACCTGGATCAAGTGGATGCAGGAAGAACTCAAGCTGCCCAAGTACAAGGACATGAAGCTGGTCAAGATCGCGTACGGCAACGACGACGACCAGAAGTCCTTCACCGAGATGCAGGGCCTGATCCAGGCGTACCCGAACCTGAAGGGCGTGATCTCGCCCACCACGGTCGGCATCAGCGCCGGCGCGCGCTACCTGTCCACCAGCCCGCAGAAGGGCAAGGTCATGCTGACGGGCCTGGGCACGCCCAACCAGATGCGGGCGTTTGTCAAGGACGGCACCGTGACCGCGTTCCAGCTGTGGAACCCCTCGGACGTCGGCTACCTCGCCACCTACGCCGCCGCGGCCCTGGTCAGCGGCCAGATCACCGGCAAGGAAGGTGAGAAGTTCAAGGCCGGGAAGCTCGGCGAGTACACCATCGGCAAGAACGGCGAGATCATCGTCGGGCCGCCCTACACCTTCGACAAGGCGAACATCGACAAGTTCAACTTCTGA
- a CDS encoding SDR family oxidoreductase, which translates to MRVFVTGASGFIGSAVVPELIATGHHVTGLARSDAAAGAIERAGGTALRGDLNDLASLRAGAEAADGVIHLAYSHDFSQMEAAARGDRQAIENFGDVLAGTDRPLVIAGGVLGLGTGRFVTEDDRPSQAPHPRTANAQATLDLAERGVRSAVVRLAPTVHGDGDHGFIAALIGIARQRGVSGYIGDGHNRWPAVHRLDAATLFRLALEQAQPGSVLHGVAEDGVPVRGVAEVVGRHLNLPVVSVPAEQAAEHFGWLGMFLAADVTASNTLTRERLGWTPTHPGLIEDLELGHYFSPSS; encoded by the coding sequence ATGCGCGTCTTCGTCACCGGAGCGTCCGGATTCATCGGCTCGGCCGTCGTCCCCGAACTCATCGCCACCGGGCACCACGTCACCGGCCTCGCCCGCTCGGACGCCGCCGCCGGGGCCATTGAACGGGCCGGCGGCACCGCCCTGCGCGGCGACCTGAACGACCTCGCCAGCCTGCGGGCCGGCGCGGAGGCCGCCGACGGCGTGATCCACCTCGCGTACAGCCACGACTTCTCGCAGATGGAGGCTGCTGCCAGGGGCGACCGCCAGGCCATCGAGAATTTCGGGGATGTGCTGGCGGGCACCGATCGCCCGCTGGTTATCGCGGGCGGCGTGCTCGGCCTCGGGACAGGCCGCTTCGTCACGGAGGACGACCGCCCGAGCCAGGCCCCCCACCCGCGCACCGCCAACGCCCAGGCGACCCTCGACCTCGCGGAGCGCGGCGTGCGCTCGGCTGTGGTGCGCCTTGCCCCGACGGTGCACGGTGATGGCGACCACGGCTTTATCGCCGCCCTGATCGGGATTGCCCGGCAGCGCGGCGTGTCCGGGTATATCGGAGACGGGCACAACCGCTGGCCCGCCGTGCACCGCCTGGACGCCGCGACCCTGTTCCGGCTGGCGCTGGAGCAGGCCCAGCCCGGCTCCGTGCTGCACGGCGTGGCCGAGGATGGTGTGCCGGTGCGCGGCGTGGCTGAGGTCGTCGGCCGGCACCTGAACCTCCCGGTCGTGTCGGTGCCCGCTGAGCAGGCTGCCGAGCATTTCGGGTGGCTGGGCATGTTCCTCGCGGCCGACGTCACGGCCAGCAACACCCTCACCCGCGAGCGCCTCGGCTGGACACCGACGCATCCCGGTCTGATCGAGGATCTGGAGCTGGGTCACTACTTCTCTCCGTCGTCGTGA